DNA sequence from the Alteribacter lacisalsi genome:
TCATCTAATAATTATAATTCAGTCCTCATTGTCCACGATGTGCCTTCCTCGCCGGCCTTGGTAAAACCATAATCTTCGTAAAGGAGACGGGCCGGATTGCGGGGATCCACACTGAGGGATAGAGAGCTGAATCCCTCTGCCCTTGCTGCATCGATCAGGGTCTCCACAAGCGCCCTGCCGATTCCATTTCCCCTGAACTCAGGCAAAACGGCAAGACCTGATACAACCGGCACGTGATCATCAATCCATCCGTACGTTTTTGTATCCGGTGTCATCTCCCTCATCCAGATCGCACCGACCGGCTTTTCCTCTGAAACCGCGATCCAGCCCCGGTCTCCTTTTCTTCCCCAGTCACTTAGAAAAAGCGCAATCTCCTTAATTTCAAGAATCGCTCTCACAGGCTTTTCTTCTCCCTCGTGAACATAAACGGATTCATACAGCATGTCCCACATAAATGGGATGTCGGCCGGTTCTGCCTGTCTGATTGTGACCGGACCCGCTGTGTACTTTTCATCTTCTTCCGCAAGTGAATCGTGCCATTTTTCCCTGGGCAGGCTGGTCATCAGTTCGATCAGATTCCCTTCCGGGTCCCGGACATGGGCTGTTGCAATTCCCCATTCGGTCTGCTCGGTCACAGGTGTGATGTCTGCCCCCTTTGCTTTAAGGTCAGCTGCAACTCTCTCCAGATTTTCAACCCGGATAATAAGGGCAAACGTATCCTGTGAGACAGACTGGGAAGGGAGGTGGCTTTTCCCGAGTGAAACCGCCATATACTCCCGCTTAAAAAGCGCGATCGTGTCATATTCGCTGACCGTAAAACTTGCGTAGGCACTATCTGGTTCACCCCAGGTACATGTCAGACCGAGTATATCTTTATAAAACGAGTAGCATTCTTCAAATTTCGTGACGAGCAGGCGTACATTATCCAGCTTCATCGTAATCCCTCTTCCTTATATGTGACTTTCTCCACCTGCTATAATTCGGCAGAAAAAATGAATTTCCTTCTCCAGAAGTAGGTTATGCACCAACTCACCATTTCTTCATAACGTAATAACCATGACATCCGTTTATTTAACAGGAGGAACAACAAGTATGAACAATGACATCCCCCAGCTTCCTTACGGCATTAACAGAGAGATGATCAGAAACATTGCCCGTTCCATCGATGATGAATACACAGCAGTGATCTGTTACGAAGTCCTTATGCAGATGGCACCGGATGAGTATGCAGCCAACCGGATTATGCGGATCCGCGAAGACAAGATGAGGCATTACCGAATGTTTTCAGAGATTTATACGATGATTACTAACCGTCAGCATCAGCCGCAGATGATGCGCGAATGCCCGCAGGATTTCCGTGAAGGTTCCCGGGCGGCTTTTATCGATGAGCAGGAAAATGTCGAGGTTTATCTGCGCATCGCAGAGGAAGCAGACATTCCTTTTGTCCGACGCTCCTACCGGCGGGCTTCGTCCGACGATCAGAACAGTGCGGTGTGGTTTTTGTACTTTATGAATATGTAGAACGATTATTGGCGGAAGATCTCACAGCAGAAGAAACAGCCGGGGGAATAGCTCCACCGGCTGTTTTAGTTATGCTACCCTGGAATAATGGAACAGAAGCTTCGCTTCATGCCGTCCGTTCGCTTTCCGCGGCGATACCCGCAAGCCTATTCGGCTGCGCCTGTGGGGTCTCGCCTGGCCTCCATTGCCGCATGAGTCTCACTGCCGGCCTGTAGCTGTGCACATAATCAACTGACCATTTTCATTCCAAAAGTCTCTCTTTTCATAAATGTGATAATCTATGTGGTTACAATTCTTAGGTAAGTATCAAAGACCACTTAAAGTGGTTCTTTGTATTCCGGAAATTCGAAGACGTACTTAAACCAGAAGCTTTGAAGCAGGTTCTGGGCGTTATGGTAAAGCTCATAGGTGCGTCTATATTCGCTTCGCTGAGGGTACGGCAGGGTAATGCCCGCTTCCTCCGCTTCAATGATCGCAGGCTCAAGCTGCTCAAGCTTGTCACTGCTGGACAAAATCATCTGGTAGGAGAGATAGGACATGCCGAAATATAATAATACGAGCGGGGTAATCAGAAACCAGAAAAATATACTGCGTACCAGACCGCGGAAAAAATCCTTCATTTAACACTTCCCCATTTCTTTTTTGTGGACTGCTCTGCTTGTTTCAGTATATGTCCACGCTATGGGGTTGG
Encoded proteins:
- a CDS encoding GNAT family N-acetyltransferase, which gives rise to MKLDNVRLLVTKFEECYSFYKDILGLTCTWGEPDSAYASFTVSEYDTIALFKREYMAVSLGKSHLPSQSVSQDTFALIIRVENLERVAADLKAKGADITPVTEQTEWGIATAHVRDPEGNLIELMTSLPREKWHDSLAEEDEKYTAGPVTIRQAEPADIPFMWDMLYESVYVHEGEEKPVRAILEIKEIALFLSDWGRKGDRGWIAVSEEKPVGAIWMREMTPDTKTYGWIDDHVPVVSGLAVLPEFRGNGIGRALVETLIDAARAEGFSSLSLSVDPRNPARLLYEDYGFTKAGEEGTSWTMRTEL
- a CDS encoding ferritin-like domain-containing protein — its product is MNNDIPQLPYGINREMIRNIARSIDDEYTAVICYEVLMQMAPDEYAANRIMRIREDKMRHYRMFSEIYTMITNRQHQPQMMRECPQDFREGSRAAFIDEQENVEVYLRIAEEADIPFVRRSYRRASSDDQNSAVWFLYFMNM